Proteins found in one Paenibacillus borealis genomic segment:
- the resA gene encoding thiol-disulfide oxidoreductase ResA, whose amino-acid sequence MGKARKPIQIVILFLILLLGGYAIGSSVFGGDGKPREGGRAPDFELLGLDGVTHTLEEYKGKSVVLNFWGSWCAPCVKEMPALQAQWEKWKDQGVVVVGVNVGEDQMTVDNFVKLVDIDFPVVMDTGRDAVRSYGVSPLPTTFFINTKGKVDSIHIGQLDLSSLDEQIGKLVGE is encoded by the coding sequence GTGGGCAAAGCCAGAAAGCCAATCCAAATCGTGATACTATTTCTAATCCTTCTGCTCGGGGGTTATGCAATCGGTTCCTCGGTGTTTGGAGGAGACGGCAAACCCAGGGAAGGCGGGAGAGCGCCGGACTTTGAGCTGCTAGGGCTGGACGGCGTGACCCATACGCTGGAGGAATACAAAGGCAAGTCGGTAGTGCTTAACTTCTGGGGCTCCTGGTGCGCTCCCTGTGTGAAGGAGATGCCGGCCCTGCAGGCTCAGTGGGAGAAGTGGAAAGACCAGGGTGTAGTGGTCGTAGGCGTGAATGTAGGCGAGGATCAGATGACGGTGGACAATTTCGTGAAGCTGGTGGATATCGATTTTCCGGTTGTGATGGATACGGGGCGCGATGCCGTCCGCAGCTACGGGGTATCTCCGCTGCCCACCACCTTCTTCATTAATACGAAGGGCAAGGTGGACAGCATTCATATCGGCCAGCTGGATTTGAGCTCGCTTGACGAGCAAATCGGGAAGCTGGTGGGAGAATGA
- the ribH gene encoding 6,7-dimethyl-8-ribityllumazine synthase — MPNYFEGHLVSEGLKYGVVVGRFNEFITSKLLSGALDAFKRHGVADDEVDVAWVPGVFEIPLIAQKMAESGKYDAVITLGTVIRGSTTHYDYVCNEVAKGVAAINLKTGVPTIFGVVTTENIEQAIERSGTKAGNKGWDAATAAIEMANLNKLFK; from the coding sequence ATGCCGAATTATTTTGAAGGACATTTAGTATCCGAGGGTTTGAAATATGGGGTTGTCGTAGGACGTTTCAACGAATTCATTACAAGCAAGCTGCTCTCCGGAGCGCTCGACGCATTCAAACGCCATGGTGTAGCTGACGATGAAGTGGATGTTGCCTGGGTACCGGGGGTATTCGAAATTCCTCTAATCGCGCAAAAAATGGCCGAAAGCGGCAAGTATGATGCGGTGATCACGCTGGGTACTGTGATCCGCGGATCTACAACACACTATGATTATGTGTGCAATGAAGTTGCCAAAGGAGTTGCGGCAATTAATCTCAAGACAGGCGTTCCGACGATCTTCGGTGTTGTGACGACCGAGAATATCGAACAGGCCATTGAGCGCTCCGGAACCAAAGCGGGCAATAAGGGCTGGGATGCGGCAACTGCTGCGATCGAAATGGCTAATCTTAACAAGCTTTTTAAATAA
- a CDS encoding N-acetylmuramoyl-L-alanine amidase: MEYKGFILHHSRCPSINGKGFDFWVGLGGTIYAAPLLTDPEHIHICLEGNYGEPDEITQPQERQQQLFAAGKLILELAGRYQITPLLVEPHSKTCPGAFFPWNDLVIYPSDGYH, from the coding sequence ATGGAATACAAAGGCTTTATTCTGCATCATTCCCGCTGTCCGTCTATTAACGGCAAGGGTTTTGACTTCTGGGTCGGGCTGGGCGGAACGATCTACGCTGCGCCGCTGCTGACAGACCCAGAACATATCCATATCTGCCTGGAAGGCAACTACGGGGAGCCGGATGAGATTACGCAGCCGCAGGAACGCCAGCAGCAGCTGTTTGCGGCAGGTAAACTGATTCTGGAGCTGGCAGGGCGCTATCAAATTACGCCATTACTCGTTGAACCGCATAGTAAAACTTGTCCGGGAGCATTTTTTCCATGGAATGATCTTGTGATTTATCCTTCCGATGGTTATCATTAA
- a CDS encoding pseudouridine synthase produces MERLQKILAQAGVASRRKCEEMILAGKVEVNGELVTTLGTKVDPATDIIKVSGRLIRGENKIYIMFNKPKGVITSASDDKGRKVVTDYLKGITERVYPVGRLDYDTEGLLLLTNDGEFANLLTHPKHHVPKTYLATVKGVPHGTALDKLKAGIKLEDGMTAPAEVEYKDIDEANKEAVISITIHEGRNRQVRRMFEAIAHPVIRLKRISFGDILLQNLKRGSYRHLTKDEINHLQQIAKAGALRENTTRKDT; encoded by the coding sequence ATGGAAAGATTACAGAAAATTTTGGCGCAAGCAGGTGTTGCGTCCAGACGCAAATGTGAAGAAATGATTTTGGCCGGTAAAGTGGAAGTCAACGGGGAACTCGTAACTACGCTTGGCACGAAGGTGGACCCCGCAACAGATATTATTAAGGTCTCCGGTAGACTGATCCGGGGCGAGAACAAAATCTACATCATGTTCAACAAGCCCAAGGGTGTAATTACAAGTGCATCCGATGACAAGGGCCGCAAGGTGGTAACCGATTACCTGAAAGGCATTACAGAGCGTGTGTACCCTGTAGGCCGTCTGGATTATGATACGGAAGGGCTGCTGCTGCTGACGAATGACGGTGAGTTTGCCAACCTGCTCACGCATCCGAAGCATCACGTGCCGAAGACGTATCTGGCCACGGTCAAGGGTGTGCCGCACGGCACGGCGCTGGACAAGCTGAAGGCCGGCATCAAGCTGGAAGACGGCATGACGGCTCCGGCGGAGGTGGAATACAAAGACATTGATGAAGCTAATAAAGAAGCTGTCATCAGCATTACAATTCACGAAGGCCGCAATCGTCAGGTTCGCCGGATGTTTGAAGCGATTGCGCATCCAGTAATCCGTTTGAAGCGGATTTCCTTCGGAGATATCCTGCTTCAGAACCTGAAGCGCGGTTCATACCGCCATTTGACCAAGGATGAAATCAATCATCTGCAGCAAATCGCCAAAGCCGGAGCGCTAAGAGAGAATACGACACGCAAAGACACATAA
- a CDS encoding spore maturation protein translates to MVTFIPLYAFSRKVPVYESFVEGAKDGFGTAIAIIPHLVGMLVAISVFRASGALDFLMGFVSPLVQSLGIPAEVLPLGLLRPLTGTGSLAYTTDLIRVHGPDSLIGMIASTIQGSTDTTLYVLTVYFGAVGIRNGRYALKVGLFSDVVGFIAAIAVCLLVFG, encoded by the coding sequence ATGGTCACCTTTATTCCGCTGTATGCCTTCTCCCGCAAGGTTCCTGTCTATGAATCTTTCGTCGAAGGCGCGAAAGACGGATTCGGCACCGCCATTGCGATTATCCCCCATCTGGTCGGCATGCTGGTCGCGATCAGTGTCTTCCGCGCTTCGGGTGCGCTGGACTTCCTGATGGGCTTTGTAAGCCCTCTTGTGCAGAGCCTTGGGATTCCGGCTGAAGTCCTCCCGCTCGGTCTCCTGCGCCCTCTGACGGGCACTGGATCACTTGCCTATACCACAGACCTGATCCGCGTCCACGGACCGGACTCTCTGATCGGTATGATTGCTTCTACTATACAGGGCAGCACGGATACAACCTTATATGTGCTGACTGTATATTTCGGTGCTGTAGGAATCCGCAACGGCCGTTATGCCCTTAAGGTGGGCCTGTTTTCGGATGTAGTCGGCTTTATCGCGGCTATTGCGGTTTGTCTGCTGGTGTTCGGATAA
- a CDS encoding D-alanyl-D-alanine carboxypeptidase family protein, with translation MNMKTLTRKSLISLILCLLLLALVPLSSIRAENSSISTHARAAALIDVESGRLLYSSRGDEPMLIASLTKIMTALVAIENGNLTSKVKVGKNAFAKEGSSLYLKQGEEMTLEDMLYGLMLRSGNDAATAIAEHVGGSEQGFVYLMNAKAEALNLTHTHFANPHGLDAEGHYSSANDLAVLTAYAMHNPVFKEIVATKEKTADNPYEKWDYKWSNKNKMLRLYEGADGVKTGYTKKALRCLVSSATRNGQQLVAVTLNDGNDWNDHSALLDFGFNHYPLKTLVERGEAVSGYSLVTGKDFAYPLGQGEEARLITKLVLSEEKSAGVADARGNSGTGASSSANASSFGLKGVIIMQLGGKEIGRVPVYTPSQLPPETSAYEKKYSPAGGTAYPADNWLQAFGSALRALFQSGEDQR, from the coding sequence ATGAACATGAAGACATTAACCCGTAAATCGTTGATTTCCTTAATTTTGTGTTTACTGCTGCTTGCACTGGTGCCATTGTCTTCTATCCGGGCAGAGAACAGTTCGATTTCTACTCATGCCAGAGCGGCGGCGCTGATTGATGTGGAGTCGGGAAGACTTCTATACAGCAGCCGCGGTGATGAGCCGATGCTGATTGCCAGTTTGACCAAAATAATGACTGCACTAGTAGCGATAGAAAACGGTAATTTGACGTCAAAGGTCAAGGTCGGCAAAAATGCCTTTGCCAAGGAAGGTTCTTCACTGTATCTGAAGCAGGGCGAAGAAATGACGCTGGAGGATATGCTGTATGGATTAATGCTGCGTTCGGGCAACGATGCGGCAACCGCAATTGCTGAGCATGTCGGAGGTTCCGAGCAGGGCTTTGTCTATCTGATGAATGCCAAGGCGGAGGCGCTTAACTTAACCCATACGCATTTTGCCAACCCGCACGGGCTTGATGCCGAAGGGCATTATTCCAGCGCAAATGATTTGGCTGTATTGACTGCTTATGCGATGCATAACCCCGTGTTCAAGGAGATTGTGGCCACCAAAGAGAAGACGGCGGACAATCCGTATGAGAAATGGGATTACAAATGGAGTAATAAAAATAAAATGCTGCGCCTCTACGAAGGGGCGGACGGTGTGAAGACGGGTTATACCAAAAAAGCGCTCCGCTGCCTGGTCAGCTCTGCCACCAGAAACGGCCAGCAGCTTGTCGCTGTTACGCTCAATGACGGCAATGACTGGAATGACCATTCGGCGCTGCTGGATTTCGGCTTCAACCACTATCCGCTCAAGACCTTAGTGGAACGCGGAGAAGCTGTCAGCGGCTACAGCCTGGTTACCGGCAAGGACTTCGCCTATCCGCTCGGACAAGGGGAAGAGGCAAGGCTAATTACGAAGCTGGTACTTAGTGAGGAGAAGAGTGCAGGGGTGGCGGATGCGCGTGGCAATAGCGGCACCGGCGCCAGTAGCAGCGCCAACGCCAGCAGCTTCGGGCTGAAGGGTGTGATTATAATGCAGCTTGGCGGCAAGGAAATCGGCCGGGTTCCCGTGTATACGCCAAGCCAGCTGCCGCCGGAAACATCCGCCTACGAGAAGAAATACAGTCCTGCGGGAGGAACTGCTTATCCGGCGGATAACTGGCTGCAGGCATTCGGCAGCGCGCTGCGAGCCTTGTTCCAGAGCGGCGAAGATCAGAGATAG
- the ccsA gene encoding cytochrome c biogenesis protein CcsA: MSLLDFSSDVFIAAFFLYSGAFMLFTIAIMGRRWSGRKPEEHTARWGKVAFIASSLGLLCHLAYFITRWMGSGHIPVSNMYEFMTFLSMMVMVAFTVIFAIYRKIILGVFAVPISIIVMAYAAVFPQEVQPLIPSLKSIYLNIHVTLAALGESFFAVGFAAGLMYLLRTVNFDSRERSDRKQQRLVEFTLFSIIVIIGFLGSVFAFRGAGYESVFVRTNVTIDSPGQEDSTIEKVSYKMPPIVAPYHSEIESFQSFLGIKEPLFEAPSWMNGVNAGRKFNTVIWSLLSGLILYGILRLAVRKPLGKAIHPVLDGIDENDLDEITYRAIAIGFPIFTLGALIFAMIWAQVAWGRFWGWDPKEVWALVTWLFYSAYLHLRLARGWQGRKSAWLAVLGFLIVMFTLVGVNLVIAGLHSYAGTD; this comes from the coding sequence ATGAGCTTGCTCGATTTCAGCAGTGACGTCTTTATAGCCGCATTCTTTTTGTACAGCGGAGCTTTCATGTTGTTCACCATCGCCATAATGGGCCGCAGATGGTCCGGCAGGAAGCCGGAGGAGCATACCGCACGCTGGGGAAAAGTTGCTTTTATCGCCTCCTCACTTGGGCTGCTATGCCACTTGGCGTACTTCATTACCCGCTGGATGGGCTCGGGCCATATCCCGGTGAGCAACATGTATGAGTTCATGACCTTCTTATCGATGATGGTTATGGTTGCCTTTACAGTGATCTTTGCGATTTACCGTAAGATTATTCTCGGTGTATTCGCAGTTCCGATCTCCATTATTGTGATGGCTTATGCGGCAGTGTTTCCCCAGGAAGTACAGCCGCTGATCCCTTCTTTGAAATCGATCTACCTCAATATCCATGTCACACTGGCAGCACTGGGTGAATCCTTCTTCGCGGTAGGCTTCGCCGCCGGTCTGATGTATCTTCTGCGGACAGTGAATTTTGACAGCCGTGAACGCAGTGACCGCAAGCAGCAGAGACTTGTCGAATTTACTCTCTTCTCAATCATTGTTATAATTGGGTTTCTTGGATCTGTATTTGCGTTCCGCGGTGCCGGGTATGAATCTGTTTTTGTCCGCACCAACGTTACGATTGACAGCCCCGGGCAGGAAGATAGTACAATAGAGAAAGTGAGTTATAAAATGCCGCCGATTGTGGCACCTTACCATAGCGAAATTGAGAGCTTCCAGTCGTTTCTTGGCATAAAAGAACCGCTCTTCGAAGCTCCATCCTGGATGAACGGGGTCAATGCCGGCCGCAAGTTCAATACCGTTATCTGGTCGCTGCTGTCCGGGCTGATTCTGTATGGAATTCTCCGCCTGGCTGTCCGCAAGCCGCTGGGTAAAGCTATTCATCCGGTACTCGACGGAATTGATGAGAATGACCTTGATGAAATTACGTACAGGGCGATCGCCATCGGTTTCCCGATCTTTACGCTGGGGGCTTTGATTTTTGCAATGATATGGGCTCAAGTGGCCTGGGGCAGGTTCTGGGGATGGGACCCGAAGGAAGTATGGGCACTCGTCACCTGGTTGTTCTACAGTGCGTATCTCCATTTGCGGCTGGCCCGCGGATGGCAGGGACGCAAGTCCGCTTGGCTCGCTGTACTCGGCTTTCTAATCGTAATGTTTACCCTGGTTGGCGTTAATCTTGTTATCGCCGGACTTCATTCTTATGCGGGGACAGACTGA
- the ytfJ gene encoding GerW family sporulation protein: MSDHPIQGLMQTAMENIKGMVDVNTIVGDPVETPDGSIILPISKVAFGFAAGGSDFRVEDDAPGVNGSGTGVKMLPFGGGSGGGVSIRPIAFLVVGRDGVHIVPLDNQTHLFEKIIDATPNLIDKIQNMFQPGGIPVGNDAHVAEVTKTVVKTEPTTHSSAH, translated from the coding sequence ATGTCAGATCATCCTATTCAAGGTCTCATGCAGACGGCTATGGAAAATATCAAAGGCATGGTTGATGTAAATACGATTGTCGGTGATCCTGTAGAAACGCCGGATGGCAGTATCATTCTGCCGATCAGTAAGGTTGCGTTCGGTTTTGCCGCAGGCGGCAGTGACTTCCGGGTGGAAGACGATGCTCCGGGCGTGAACGGCAGCGGAACCGGAGTCAAAATGCTTCCCTTCGGAGGCGGTAGCGGGGGCGGTGTATCCATACGTCCAATCGCTTTTCTGGTAGTGGGCAGGGATGGGGTACATATTGTGCCGCTTGACAATCAAACCCATCTGTTCGAGAAAATTATTGATGCCACACCTAACCTGATCGATAAAATCCAGAATATGTTCCAGCCAGGCGGCATTCCTGTGGGGAATGATGCCCATGTTGCCGAGGTGACCAAAACTGTAGTCAAAACTGAGCCAACCACTCACTCGTCGGCACATTAA
- the resB gene encoding cytochrome c biogenesis protein ResB: MKERTPLISNTKCECGHQNPVGTVLCEACGKPLDEKEVNSSENLEMRYDGVARRSQRVSPGVIDRVWNFFSSVKIAIYLIVLTLLGAMLGTIFPQESTFLNIDASTYYQETYGTAGNIYYRLGLSHTYESWWFVTLLVMIGASLVICSLDRVLPLYKALTRQKIRKHRQFLTRQKLVLTAQVEEEPEVWVARIVQPLRKKGYRVRTEGGALLAEKHRFSRWGPYVIHIGLIIFLLAVLARGLPGLNMDQHLAFPQGETVKIPDTSLYLKNEKFTVEFYTEEEMPEEFRGTKVLPKLYETKAVLYECTADCTDPSKEPQLTEVARHDIQVNSPLSYNGLKAYQFDYDLTPVLRSVQPGLVNSSTGEIYGKFELDMKNPQRSFQAGPYTLELKEKYMDFGLNDDGQPVSKSPYPNAPAFLFLIKGPELPADGQQYFYFPKQVDKEQFQQSAINDKLGGSGRFLELEVGSMSDVDFSESTTYLNVRVDRAMPFVWVGAGIIMLGLILGFYWQHRRIWLTVDSGELVLGGHTNKNWFGFRREIVSILQKIDMTVDEKSLDNGGGLA; the protein is encoded by the coding sequence ATGAAGGAGCGTACGCCGCTGATCAGCAATACCAAATGCGAATGCGGGCATCAGAATCCTGTGGGAACCGTCCTCTGCGAAGCCTGCGGCAAGCCGCTGGATGAGAAGGAAGTGAACTCTTCCGAGAATCTGGAGATGCGTTACGACGGTGTAGCCCGCCGGTCACAGCGCGTAAGTCCCGGGGTGATCGACAGGGTCTGGAACTTTTTTTCCTCGGTCAAAATCGCCATCTATCTGATTGTGCTGACCCTGCTGGGTGCTATGCTGGGTACGATTTTTCCGCAAGAGAGCACTTTTCTGAATATTGACGCTTCAACATATTATCAAGAAACGTACGGAACAGCCGGGAATATATATTATAGACTCGGCCTTTCGCATACCTATGAATCCTGGTGGTTTGTGACGCTGCTCGTGATGATCGGAGCTTCACTGGTCATCTGCAGCCTGGACCGGGTGCTTCCGCTGTACAAGGCATTGACCCGGCAAAAGATCCGCAAGCACCGGCAGTTTCTGACCCGTCAGAAGCTGGTGCTCACAGCGCAAGTGGAAGAGGAGCCGGAGGTGTGGGTGGCACGCATCGTCCAGCCGCTCAGGAAGAAAGGTTACCGCGTCCGGACGGAGGGCGGCGCATTACTGGCCGAGAAACACCGTTTCAGCCGCTGGGGACCTTATGTAATACATATCGGTCTAATTATTTTTTTACTCGCTGTACTGGCGAGGGGACTTCCGGGACTGAATATGGATCAGCATCTTGCTTTTCCGCAAGGTGAGACGGTAAAGATACCAGATACCAGCCTCTACCTGAAGAATGAGAAATTCACCGTTGAATTCTATACGGAAGAAGAGATGCCGGAGGAGTTCAGAGGCACCAAGGTTCTTCCGAAGCTCTACGAGACCAAGGCGGTTCTCTATGAATGCACTGCGGATTGTACGGACCCGTCCAAAGAGCCGCAGCTTACAGAAGTGGCCCGCCATGACATTCAGGTGAATTCACCGCTCAGCTACAACGGATTGAAAGCGTATCAGTTTGATTATGACCTGACTCCTGTGCTGCGTTCTGTACAGCCTGGCCTGGTCAATTCGTCCACCGGTGAGATCTACGGCAAGTTTGAGCTGGATATGAAGAATCCGCAGCGCAGCTTCCAGGCGGGTCCATATACGCTGGAGCTGAAGGAGAAATATATGGATTTCGGACTGAATGATGATGGCCAGCCGGTGTCCAAATCACCTTATCCGAATGCCCCTGCATTCCTCTTCCTCATTAAGGGGCCGGAGCTTCCGGCGGACGGGCAGCAGTACTTCTATTTTCCGAAGCAGGTAGATAAGGAGCAATTCCAGCAGTCAGCCATCAACGACAAGCTTGGCGGCAGCGGGCGATTCCTGGAGCTTGAGGTCGGCAGCATGAGCGACGTTGATTTCTCGGAATCCACCACCTATCTCAATGTGAGAGTGGACCGTGCCATGCCTTTTGTCTGGGTGGGTGCGGGCATTATCATGCTGGGGCTGATCCTCGGCTTCTACTGGCAGCACAGGCGCATCTGGCTGACCGTCGACAGCGGGGAGCTGGTACTCGGAGGCCATACGAACAAGAACTGGTTCGGCTTCCGCCGTGAGATCGTTTCTATTCTCCAGAAGATAGACATGACAGTCGATGAAAAATCATTGGACAACGGAGGAGGCCTGGCATGA
- a CDS encoding nucleoside recognition domain-containing protein codes for MLNGIWLGMILIGFVFAAVNGRMNEFTAAVFDGAKSGVTVSFGLISVLVFWLGIMRIAEDADLLKKISRVLGPVVSFLFPDVPKGHPAIGYILSNMSANLLGLGNAATPMGIKAMQELQTLNPDKETATPAMCTLLALNTASITLIPATLIAIRLNYGSADPAAIVGTTLAATAVATLAAIAADRLCRRLTLLRRPPGPPPAIRAGTASATGSATLPHSSVKG; via the coding sequence ATGTTAAATGGAATCTGGCTGGGGATGATCCTGATCGGGTTTGTATTTGCAGCGGTTAACGGACGGATGAACGAGTTCACCGCTGCCGTGTTCGACGGTGCGAAGAGCGGGGTCACCGTCAGCTTCGGGCTGATCAGTGTGCTGGTGTTCTGGCTGGGGATTATGCGGATTGCGGAGGATGCAGACCTGCTGAAGAAGATCTCCAGAGTATTGGGACCGGTAGTCTCGTTTCTGTTTCCGGATGTGCCCAAAGGCCATCCTGCGATCGGCTACATCCTCTCCAATATGAGCGCTAACCTGCTGGGGCTCGGAAATGCCGCTACACCTATGGGCATTAAGGCGATGCAGGAGCTGCAGACACTTAATCCGGATAAGGAAACCGCAACGCCTGCCATGTGTACCCTTCTTGCACTGAACACTGCCAGTATCACGCTGATTCCGGCAACCCTGATTGCGATCCGGCTGAATTACGGATCGGCTGACCCGGCGGCAATCGTCGGCACCACGCTGGCGGCCACGGCGGTGGCTACACTTGCCGCCATTGCTGCGGACAGGCTGTGCCGCCGTCTGACACTGCTGCGCAGGCCGCCCGGACCGCCGCCTGCCATCAGGGCCGGCACTGCTTCAGCGACAGGGAGCGCAACGCTCCCACATTCTTCAGTGAAAGGGTGA
- a CDS encoding segregation and condensation protein A, with product MTVLYKLETFEGPLDLLLHLIDKAEIDIQDIPVSEITEQYMEYLQGMQELELDITSEFLVMAATLLSIKSKLLLPKPPVIEIEDFDYYEDDGYDPRAELVQRLIEYRKFKSIAVQLLDMESERSLIFTKEPEDLGPFVPTQIDNPLTGLHTADLIAAFRKALSKAARRSSYQRITRDEISVKDRIRDVTEALQRKGMGGRLRFSSLLHDEMARHEIVVTFLAILELMKMKAIFCYQEKLFDDIVMEWRGGEEVSGLQHAEINY from the coding sequence GTGACTGTATTGTACAAGCTGGAGACGTTCGAAGGTCCGCTCGATCTGCTCTTGCATCTGATTGACAAAGCGGAAATCGACATCCAGGACATTCCGGTCAGCGAGATCACTGAGCAGTACATGGAATACCTGCAGGGGATGCAGGAGCTTGAGCTGGATATCACCAGCGAGTTTCTGGTCATGGCTGCTACCCTCTTGTCGATCAAGAGCAAGCTGCTGCTGCCGAAGCCGCCGGTGATCGAGATTGAGGATTTCGATTATTACGAGGACGACGGTTATGATCCGCGTGCGGAGCTGGTACAGCGGCTGATTGAATACCGCAAATTCAAGAGCATTGCCGTGCAGCTGCTGGATATGGAGAGTGAGCGCAGCCTTATTTTCACGAAGGAGCCGGAGGATCTGGGCCCCTTTGTTCCTACGCAGATTGACAATCCGCTGACGGGATTACATACCGCCGATCTGATTGCGGCGTTCCGTAAGGCGCTGAGCAAGGCTGCCCGGAGATCCTCTTATCAGCGGATTACACGTGATGAGATTTCGGTGAAGGACCGGATCCGTGATGTGACGGAAGCACTGCAGCGTAAAGGGATGGGCGGCAGATTGCGCTTCTCGTCGCTTCTGCATGATGAGATGGCCCGGCATGAGATTGTAGTGACCTTCTTAGCTATTCTGGAGCTGATGAAGATGAAGGCGATTTTCTGCTACCAGGAGAAATTATTTGACGATATTGTGATGGAGTGGAGAGGAGGAGAGGAAGTCAGTGGACTACAACACGCTGAAATCAATTATTGA
- a CDS encoding DUF2953 domain-containing protein encodes MTLWLAIPLCLLLLVILLFVLVLASSIHFHFRLCRLGKDDRIEFDIKAVFGLVKFHYELPALVFDSLEQGIKVKLEKSGIAPVKMDSDKEEKIDRESVTEWLKNIRTALKATRGLKKWLVGTLSHVKITKLDWSTDFSLGDAADTATAAGALWGMKWTMIGWVSRFVRLQRNPRMFVAPVFRDEPCFSTEAVCTGKLSAGYAFYAGLLLLRRVSKVEGGLGRWKKLLSRTQ; translated from the coding sequence GTGACGTTATGGCTTGCGATACCCTTATGCCTGCTGCTGCTGGTTATTCTGCTGTTCGTGCTGGTTCTGGCTTCATCGATTCATTTTCATTTCCGTCTGTGCAGGCTGGGAAAGGATGACCGTATTGAGTTTGATATTAAAGCTGTATTCGGGCTGGTCAAATTTCATTATGAGCTGCCTGCGCTGGTTTTTGATAGTCTCGAACAAGGAATTAAAGTTAAACTCGAAAAAAGCGGAATCGCACCGGTGAAAATGGACAGTGACAAGGAAGAAAAAATTGACCGGGAATCCGTGACGGAATGGTTAAAGAACATCCGTACTGCACTCAAGGCAACCCGTGGGCTCAAAAAATGGCTGGTTGGCACATTATCGCATGTCAAGATTACCAAGCTGGACTGGTCCACGGATTTCTCGCTGGGTGATGCGGCTGATACGGCAACTGCGGCGGGGGCCTTATGGGGCATGAAGTGGACGATGATCGGCTGGGTGTCACGTTTCGTCAGACTCCAGCGGAATCCGCGGATGTTCGTTGCCCCGGTGTTCCGGGACGAACCATGTTTCTCTACGGAAGCGGTATGCACAGGCAAACTGTCTGCAGGGTATGCTTTTTATGCCGGACTGTTATTACTGCGGCGTGTATCGAAGGTGGAAGGCGGCCTTGGAAGATGGAAGAAACTGCTTAGCCGGACACAGTAA
- the scpB gene encoding SMC-Scp complex subunit ScpB yields the protein MDYNTLKSIIEGLLFLSGDEGLSVRQIAEITEQRPDLATRALEDLKEDYISQGRGLQVVQIAGNYRLATLPEHAQYFERLAYSPSRSSLSQAALETLAIVAYRQPITRVEIEEIRGVKSERAIHTLGNKDLIHEVGRAEAVGRPILYGTTKSFLDSFGLASLKELPEPSSFDTSEGLEEETQLLFSKLDSQMTFEEVETE from the coding sequence GTGGACTACAACACGCTGAAATCAATTATTGAAGGCCTGCTGTTTCTCTCAGGGGATGAAGGGTTATCCGTCCGCCAGATTGCCGAAATTACCGAGCAGCGGCCCGATCTGGCCACAAGAGCGCTTGAGGATCTGAAAGAGGATTATATTTCGCAGGGCCGGGGCCTGCAGGTAGTGCAGATCGCCGGGAATTACCGTCTGGCGACACTTCCAGAGCATGCACAGTATTTCGAGCGTCTGGCGTATTCCCCTTCCAGATCATCCCTGTCCCAGGCAGCGCTGGAGACACTTGCGATTGTGGCTTACCGCCAGCCTATCACGAGAGTGGAAATCGAAGAAATCCGTGGTGTGAAGTCTGAACGGGCCATTCATACGCTGGGGAATAAGGATCTGATTCATGAGGTGGGCCGGGCGGAGGCTGTCGGACGTCCGATCCTGTACGGAACGACCAAGTCCTTCCTGGACAGCTTTGGCCTGGCCAGCCTGAAGGAGCTTCCGGAGCCGTCGAGCTTCGATACTTCAGAGGGCCTGGAAGAAGAGACGCAGCTGCTGTTCAGCAAGCTGGACAGCCAGATGACCTTTGAAGAGGTAGAGACAGAATAA